In one window of Saprospiraceae bacterium DNA:
- a CDS encoding phosphoheptose isomerase gives MISEKIHLHKLFDDQGNLISPGLPAEIKNFLIDIDGTICEDIPNEEPERMKTAEAYPDALKVINHWYEEGHIITFFTSRTDAHKEITEVWLQSHGFKYHFLLLNKPRGGNYHWIDNHIVRATRYEGKFTKEFVEITKKVQVFEP, from the coding sequence ATGATTTCAGAAAAAATCCATCTCCATAAATTGTTTGATGACCAGGGAAACCTGATTTCCCCCGGACTGCCAGCAGAAATTAAAAATTTTCTCATCGATATAGATGGTACCATTTGCGAAGACATCCCCAACGAAGAACCCGAGAGGATGAAGACAGCCGAGGCCTATCCTGATGCCTTAAAGGTTATAAACCATTGGTACGAAGAAGGTCATATCATCACCTTTTTTACTTCGAGAACAGATGCGCATAAAGAGATCACAGAAGTATGGCTGCAATCCCACGGATTCAAATATCATTTTTTATTGTTAAATAAACCCAGAGGTGGCAATTATCACTGGATCGACAATCACATCGTCCGTGCGACCCGTTATGAAGGAAAATTCACCAAAGAATTTGTAGAAATCACTAAGAAGGTTCAGGTTTTTGAACCTTGA